A stretch of the Lactuca sativa cultivar Salinas chromosome 9, Lsat_Salinas_v11, whole genome shotgun sequence genome encodes the following:
- the LOC111901727 gene encoding heavy metal-associated isoprenylated plant protein 39, which yields MAQKVVLKVLTMTDDKTKQKAIEAAADIYGVDSIAADLKDQKLTVIGEMDTVAVVKKLKKVGKVDIISVGPAKEPEKKEEKKEEKKEEKKEEKKEEKKEEVKEEKK from the exons ATGGCTCAG AAGGTGGTGCTCAAGGTTCTTACGATGACGGATGATAAAACGAAGCAGAAAGCCATTGAAGCTGCTGCTGATATCTATG GGGTGGATTCGATTGCGGCTGATCTGAAAGATCAGAAGCTGACGGTGATCGGAGAGATGGACACGGTGGCGGTGGTGAAGAAGCTGAAGAAGGTAGGGAAGGTGGACATAATTTCAGTTGGACCAGCGAAAGAAcctgaaaagaaagaagaaaagaaagaggaaaagaaagaagagaagaaagaagaaaagaaagaagagaaaaagGAAGAAGTTAAAGAAGAGAAGAAGTAA
- the LOC111901657 gene encoding heavy metal-associated isoprenylated plant protein 31 gives MSAVEVRVPNLDCQGCASKLKKALFKLKGVEEVEIDMEMQKVMVRGYALEEKKVLKAIKGTGKAAELWPYPGHSHFASFYKYPTHIANQYYYDTSSKNNYARHNLHAFFNTPSAYSAAIASDEVVASLFSDDNPHACMIM, from the exons ATGTCt GCGGTGGAGGTGAGAGTTCCAAACTTGGATTGTCAGGGATGTGCTTCCAAGCTTAAGAAAGCTCTTTTCAAGCTGAAAG GAGTTGAAGAAGTAGAAATTGACATGGAGATGCAAAAGGTCATGGTGAGAGGTTATGCTTTAGAAGAAAAGAAAGTCCTCAAAGCAATTAAAGGAACGGGTAAAGCGGCTGAGCTATGGCCATACCCGGGTCACTCCCATTTCGCTTCATTTTACAAGTACCCGACCCACATTGCTAACCAATACTATTACGACACATCATCAAAAAACAACTATGCACGACACAATCTACACGCCTTCTTCAACACTCCGTCGGCTTACTCAGCCGCCATTGCCTCAGATGAAGTCGTCGCCTCCCTTTTCAGCGATGATAACCCTCATGCATGTATGATCATGTGA